GGAACTGTGGACAAGCGCTAGTCAAGCAAAAATTTAAGACTGTAATGATCAGTACGGACCAAAAAGTGACGCCCCCACAAATACGGTCGCCAATGACGAACGGCTTGCACCAGCCCGATGAGTTCGCGCTCATAAGCCGCAAGCTTGAGATGGCGGACAGCGAAAGGCCGGCTGCAGTAGGCGAGGGGTCCAGCGCCCTGGTGAAGGACGGCACCAAACCCCGCACCCAACGCGTCACAATCCACGATGAAGAGCCTGTCGAAGTCAGGCATCTGCAAGACTGGCCCCGTAGTGAGGGCAGTCTTCAGTGCCTCAAATGCCGTGGTCGCGTCGTCGTCCCAAGCAAACGCGTCTCGCCGCAAGAGACGTGTCAGCGGGGCAGCAATGATGCCAAAATCCTTAATGAACTTCCTGTAGTAGCCGGCGAGGCCTAGGAAGCCTCGGAGACGGCGGGCGGAGCATGGGGTCGGCCATGCATGAACCGCCGCGACCTTGTCCGCGTCCATGGCCACTCCGTCCTTGGAGATAACATGGCCTAAATAAGCCACGGACGCAGCGCCAAAGGAGCACTTGGAGCGCTTGAGGTGGAGGTTGTGCGCTCGCAGGGCGTGGAGGACGATGTTGACATGTTGCAGGTGTTCGGCCCAGGAGGAACtgtagatcaggatgtcatcaaaaaATACCAGCATAGACCTACGCAAATACGGCCGGAGGACATCATTCATCAACGCCTGGAAGGTAGCTGGAGCGTTGGAGAGACCGAACGGCATCACCAAGAACTCGTAGTGGCCATGGTGCGTGCGGAACGCCGTTTTAGCGACGTCGTCGGGGTGCATGCGcacctggtgataaccagagcgCAAATCTAGCTTGGTGAAGAAACGCGCACCATGGAGCTCATCAAGCAGCTCGTCCACCACTGGAATCGGAAACTTGTCCTTGGCGGTCTTGGCGTTGAGGGCACGATAGTCGATGCAGAAGCGCTAGGACTTGTCTTGTTTCCGCACCAAGAGAACGGGCACAGAGAACGGCGAGGTGCTCGGTCGAATGATGCCTTGCGCGAGCATCTCCGCACACTGACGTTCCAGCTCGTCCTTCTGGAGCTGGGGGTAGCGGTAAGGGCGCACCGCCACCGGCGCGGTACCGGGCAGCAGGTGAATGCAATGGTCGTAGGGGCGCGCCGGAGGGAGCCCGCGGGGCTCGTCGAAGATGGCACCGTGCTGCTGAAGGAGGCTGTCCAGCAGGGGCAGCGCCGGGTCGGCGGTGACCGCGGCTGTGGCCGAGCGCTGCTGGTCGGTAGGCGTTGCTGAGCCACCCATGCCTTGCCAAGTGACACACCGACCGTCGCGCCAGAACGCCATGGTGAGGGCAGTGCAGTCCCACAAGATGGGTCCCAGCGTCCGAAGGAAGTCGAAATCGAGGATGAAGTCGAACCCACCGAGGTCTAGACCAACGCACGTAATGATGAAGTCCTCGTCAGCGATGCGGATGGGGACGGCGCGAGCGATCCCCGCGCAGGCTAGGCGGTCACCATTAGCAACTGTGACGCGAAGATCCTCGCCACCGGATGGAGAGAGCCCCAGACGGCGCATGGCAGCACCCTGGAGGAAGTTGTGCGTGGACCCGGTGTCAAGGAGGGCGAGGAAGCGCTCTCCATTGATGGTGACTGGCACGAGCATGGAGTTTGCCGGCCTGATCCCTGCAACAGCATGAAGAGAGACGACGAAAGCATTAGCCCCAGCGAGCTCCGGGGCCGCCGGTTCCTCCAAGTGGACGGCAGCCGCAGCAGCGTCATCAGTCGCGATGTCGTCGATGAAGTCGTCGCACTCCACGTAGAACAGGCGCTGGCAGACGTGGCTGCGAACATAAGGCTCGTCACAATTAAAACAGAGCCCTTGTCGGCGGCGCTCAGCCATCTTCGCCGGGGTGAGGCGGCGGAACGGACGCGCAGCAGGCGCGTTGGCCGCTGCTGGGCCGACTACTGGAGGGGGCAGCACGCCCCCCAGGACTGGAGCCGCACCCGGCACGCGAGGGAGGGGCGGTAGCCCCTGGCGTTGAGGAGGACGGTTGCCCTGCTGAGGAGCAGGGGGCGCTGGAACGGCCACGCAGCGCTCGAACGCCCGAGCCAAGTACATGGCAGATTGTAGGTCCCGCGGCGTGCGCATCTCCACATGCACTTTGATCTGGTCCGATAGCCCCCCCACGTACAACTCCGCCTTTTGTCGAGGGGAGAGGTCACGGGCATGGCACAGGACGGCGTTGTAGCGCTCGGAGTAGTCTTGCACGGTGGAGAGGAACGGCAGACGTGCCAACTCGGCCAAGCGAGTGCCCTGTACAGCCGGCCCAAAGCGGAGGGAGCAGAGGTCCCGGAAGCGCTCCTAGTGTGGCATGCCCTCGTCTTGTTCCAGGGCGTAGTACCATGTCTGTGCAGCGCCCTTCATGTGATAGGACGTGAGCCAGGTGCGCTGCGAAGCCATCGTCTGCTGTCCTCGGAAGAATTGCTCACATTGGTTCAACCAATTGAGCGGGTCGACGGAGCCGTCATACGTGGGGAACTCGAGTTTGTAGAACTTGGGAGCAGCCTGGGCGCCAAAGATTGTGGACTGATCCGCTGCTGTGGGTGCCCCGGGGAGGGAGGCGTCGACCCCCCCGGAGAGGACCTGCGGCACTGCTGATGACGACGCGGGCGCGGTGGCTGCTTGGGTGACGGTAGTGGCGAAGACCGGAGGAGCGGCCGAGCCAATCGCCCATGATGGAATCGGGGACGGCGAGGCCGGCCAGCGAAGAAGATTGAGCGGCAccataggagtcaagggcctattgggccttagcccattagagttaattagtcgcttgcttaggggccaagtcagacctctctatataatgagaggagatgtatcaatctaatcaagcaagagattagaaggaaatcccttctctcttgccggccgtgggtgaagccccgcggccggcctcccccagcgcccttgcagccctagccgccgccgccataAACAGTACCCGCAGACACTGTAGCTCCACGGTACTATAGCACGCCCTCTCATCTCCATCCCAACTGGCCACataacatctggtatcagagaccatggCTGGATCCTACGTCGCCATGTCCTTCCCACCACCACCATCTACCTCCACCGCGCCGCTCCAATCTGCAGCCTCCGAGGTCTCGGAAGGCTCGACGATGTCTGCTGCACCGCTCACGCTCGAGTCCTTGGCGGCTGCGATCATCGACATCAACCGCAACATCGCGTCCATGCAGGCGGCTTGGGCGGGACTCGTCCAGCAGCCCTTCCCCCCGCCGTTCTCGACGCCGCCGCTGTCCACGGGGCCGGCCGGATCCTACGCCGCCGTGCCCATCTCCACGCCGCTCGGCACACACCCTTGGGCTATGCTGGCCCTGTCTCCGCAGCTCCGCCCGTGTTCACCACCGCCACAGCCACTGTGGCGCCCTTGCCTGCGCAGCAGCCTGCACCTTCCACAGGCGCCTTCGATGAGTGGATGGCGACCCTCGTCCATAACATTGGCGCACAGCCGGCGTCGGtgccctcatccacgggcgcgCAGTCGGCGGGCCTCGTCCTCGGCGTGCCGGTGCCTCCATTCACAGGTGCACAGTCGGGCGATTAGATCGCCACTGCGGCAGCAACCGTGCAAGTGGCGCTTGCGCAGAAGAGTGATTGTCAGTCTGCGACGGTGCGATTACGGGGGCACGACCTCGCCCCGTCGAACGACCAACAACAACCGCGCCGACCCGTTGCTGTCTCCAGGCGCGAGCATGGTGCTGTTCCCGCAGGCGGCGCACTCCAGTTCTATGGGAGTGATGATAGAAGAAGCGCACTCCTCTTTGTCACCGGCGGAGACGCACTGCCTAGCGCTGCCGCGTTTCGCTGTCGGCCGCCACGAGGTCGTCTCCGCTGGTCGCTGTTGCGTTTGATTCTAGACAGCCGTACCCGTGCAACCCTCTCGTTTCGATGGTCTCCATGGGATCCAGGCGGCTACACGAGCCTGTCCAGCACGCGGAGGGTGTCCGCCGCATCTTCAGGAGTCAAGAATAAAGAGTCGAGTTTATTTGAAATAAGCCGAGATGTAAAAGGCTTGTTCTTAGGTGTTCAGTTTGTGTCTAGTGAAGCCATAGTTAGCATCATTGTTAGGtcgcagctcgaggacgagctgcatgtctaggtggggtgtagtgttagaggagtcaagggcctattgggccttagcccattagagttaattagtcgcttgcttagggGCCAAGTCAAACCTCTTTATATAATGAGAGGAGATATATCAATCTAATCAAAcaagagattagaaggaaatcccttctctcttgccggccgtgggcgaagccccgcggccggcctcccccagCGCCCTTGCAGCCCTAGCTGCTTTGATGTCAAGATGTGGGTCTGCATCTCACGCAAACTTGATGTCCATTGTCACACGCGAGAGATTATTGAGTCCGCAAAAAAGGGGGAGTGCCCACGTCTTGATAATCTCGATACACTCCAATGCAAATTACATGATATATTACAAgggtcacaaaaattcctacttGTTTTGGAtgatgtttggtttgaaaaatctGATAGTGAGACTGAGTGGGAGCAACTCCTGGCTCCATTAGTCTCTAAAAAGTCAGGAAGCAAAGTTTTGGTAACATCTCGATGTGAACCACTTCCGGCTGCTGTTTGTTGTGAACATGTCTATCATTTGGAAAACATGGAGGATGCTGAGTTCTTGGCACTCCTCAAACACTATGCTTTCTCTGGAGCAGAAATCGAAGACCAGCTATTGCGCATGAAGCTAGAACATACCGCAAAAGAGATTGCTAAAAGGCTTGGACAGTGTCCTTTAGCAGCAAAAGTTTTGGGTTCCCGATTGAGCAGAAAAAAAGAAATCACTGAATGGAAAGCTGCACAAAATTTCAGAGATTTAAGTGAGCCCTTCACCGTTCTGTTGTGGAGTTACGAGAAGTTAGATCCATATCTTCAGAGGTGCTTCTTGTATTGCAGCTTATTTCCTAAAGGTCATAGATATAAACCTGATGAGTTGGTTCACCTTTGGGTCGCAGAAGGCTTTGTTGGTTCGTGCAATTCGAGTAGGAAAACATTGGAAGATGTTGGGATGGATTACGTCAATGATATGGTCTCTGGATCATTCTTCCAATTGGTTTCTGAAAGGTATGATTCGTACTATGTCATGCATGATATCCTTCATGATTTGGCAGTCACTCTCTAGAGAAGACTGCTTCAGATTGGAAGATGATAATGTGACAGAAATACCATGCACTGTTCGACATCTATCTGTTCATGTTGAGAGTATGCAAAAGCATAATCAAATTATCTACAAGCTACATCATTTACGCACTATTATCTGCATCGATCCACTAATGGATGATGCAAGTGATCTTTTTGACCACATGCTACGGAACCAAAGAAAACTGCGTGTATTGTATTTGTCATTTTACAACAGCAGCAAGTTGCCAGAATCTATTGGTCAGCTGAAGCACCTCTGATATTTGAATCTCATCAGAACGTTAGTTTCTGAATTGCCTAGATCATTATGTACTCTCTACCACTTACAATTACTTTGGTTAAACTGCATGGTGGCAGGTTTGCCTAAGAAACTCTGCAATTTAAGTAAGTTACGCCATCTAGGAGCGTATGCATACACTGATGATTTCGTGGGTGAAAGGCCTATTTGCCAAATTCCGAACATAGGCAAGCTAACTTCGCTACAACACATTTATGTCTTTTCTGTGCAAAAGAAGGAAGGATATGAGTTGCGACAGCTGAAGAACTTGAATCAGCTTCATGGCAGTTTAAGAATAAAAAATCTTGAGAATGCCACTGGAAAGGATGAGGCCTTAGAGTCGAAGTTATATCAGAAAAAACACCTTGAAGTGTTGAAGTTTGTCTGGAGTTGCCAGAATGACATGGATGCAACGGACAATTCACATTTGGATATTCTAGAAGGTCTGAGACCGCCACCCCAGCTGAGTGGCCTCACAATCAAAGGTTACAAATCTGGCACATATCCAAGGTGGTTACTTGAGGGATCCTATTTTGAGAATTTGGGTAgttttgggcttgctagttgcaGTTTGTTAGAAGGACTACCACCTGATACCGAGCTGCTTCGGCATTGCTCTAGGCTGCATATAAAAAATGTTCCAAATTTGAAGAAACTATCATATCTTCCAGCAGGCCTTACAAAGTTGTCAATTCACAGGTGCCCACTGCTTATTTTTATCACCAACAATGAGCTACTACAACATGATTTGAGGGAAAACATAATGAACATCAACGACCTGGCATCAAAACTTGCATCGATGTGGGAGGTGGATTCAGGATCACATATTAGGAGAGTGCTATCAAAGGACTGTTCATCTCTGAAGCAGTTTATGTCTTTATGACACTAATGGATGATGATATATCACAACATCTTCAAATTATTGGAAGTGCTCTACACGAAGGAGATATAATATCGGTGAAAGAAAATATCGTCAAGGCATGGCTTTTTTGCCATGAGCAGAGGATAAGAGTCGTTTATGGAAGGACCATGGAGATGCCACTGGTTCTACCGTCAGGACTCTGTGAACTTTCTCTTTCTTCATGCAGTATTACAGATGAAGCTTTAGCTATTTGCCTTGGTCGCCTCATTTCACTGGAAACTTTAGAATTGAAATATAATATGGCATTAACTGCACTTCCATCAGAAGAGGTGTTTGAGCATTTGACAAAGCTTGACGTGTTGAAACTGAAAGGTTGTTGGTGTCTCAAATCACTGGGGGGCTTACGTGCTGCTCCATCTCTTTCCATTCTTTACTGTACGGATTGTCCTTCTTTAGAGCTAACACGTGGAGCAGAACTAATGCAGTTGAACGTTGCTAGGCACCTCAGCATCCATGGCTGCATTCTTGCAGCTGATTCATTCATCAATGTCTTGCCACACCTGAAATCTCTTTCCATTGATGTCTGCAGAAGCTCCCCATCCTTATCGATTGCCCACCTTACCTCCCTTGAAACATTATACCTATGGGGTCTCCCTGATCTTTGCTTCGTTGAAGGCTTGTCTTCCCTGCACCTTAAGGACCTAAGTTTGGTAGATGCTCCAAACCTCACTGCCAAGTGCATCTCACAGTTTCGTGTCCAGGAATCGCTCAGCGTTAGTAGCTCCGTATTGCTCAACCACATGGTCATGGCTGAAGGGTTTACAGTCCCGCCGAATCTTTTTCTTTTAGGTTGCAAGGAACCGTCGGTTTCATTTGAAGAGCCTGCAAATCTCTCATCTGTCAAGTTCCTGGATTTTTTGAGTTGCGAAACGGAGTCCCTGCCAAGAAATCTAAAATTTCTATCAAATCTGGAGACTCTTTCTATCCGCAATTGCCCCAACATAGCATCTTTACCAGATCTGCCGTCCTCCCTCCAGCGCATAACTATATGGCATTGCCCCGTCTTGAAGAAGAACTGCCGAGAACCTGATGGAGAAAGCTGGCCAAAGATTTCGCACATTCGAAGGAAGAGCTTCTACTAATATTGAACTTGCTTCTTTAGACTTGCCACTTGAAATAAATGAGAAGGTACAGGTTCTACTGATTCATCCTCCAGCACAATTGACTTAAGTTTTCCAATATTTAAAGCATTTCATGTTCTAAACAGACACCTCAAGGTCAATCCATCGCTAATGCTGCCGTCTCCGTGGTTCCCTGTTTTGCCACTTACATTGCTCCGCCACCCTGCAAGGTTGCAAGGCAGGTGGTTTCATTTATACCATTTCACTTGTTATGTTATTCCTTGATTGTGAACAATTGCCAATATGTATTTCTCCGATAGAATGAACATCTAATAAGTAACCAACTGTGGCTACGGCTTTTATTGGTGTGGCAATTAGTGCTACGTGAGGCGAATTGGAGTCTGGAATGTTTCATACCTTTATTATCATTcttaaaagaaagaaagaatattgCCAAGACGTGTTTCTAAATTTAAGACGTGCTTCCGTCCTGTTCTTAGTAGGTATCCCTTTTTGAGTGCTCTGTCGTGTGCTCTGCATTTTTTATGTACTTCTGTAGCTTCAAGCTCCACGCAATTCTTTTTCCCCAACCAAGTATGCTGAGGACTGGTGTCTGGCTGTCTGCTGTAGTTTGTAGAGTGTAGACAAGGGTGGGCATCTAGGTTCGAGCTTTCGATTCTTGGAGTGCCTGCAATCTAATTTCTTTCCTGAACTTGTGTTTTCATTCAAGTAAAAGAGCTAGAAGCCTCTGATATGAAAATGTCGTGTATGACTACATTAGATAAGGATCTATGCAATTGGCCCAGGACGTCCTTGCTAAAAAAACTAGGAGAGTTAGCCGGACCTTCTGAGGGTTCTAACACTTcgtcctttgttttttttttttgggggggttgTTGCTCAGCTGATCGCCGCCGTCAAGCCTTCGTTTGGTGTGGAGGTGATGCTGTAAGCGCTGGAAAATGCCGTGTAGCTTGGGGCACAAGCCTGTAGGCCTCAAGAGCTGGGGGGGCCTCGGAATCGTCGATCTTCGGAGGGCAGGCATTGCTTTCAGGGTAAGATGGGAATGGCTTCAGAGAACCGCCCCCAACAGCACCTGGGCGGACCTACCATTCCCTAAGGAAACGTTGGCAATGCGACAACCTTCTCAGTTGTTGGCAATGGCGAGTCAACCTACTTCTGGACGGACAGGTGGATTGATGGTCGCAGCATCAAGCAACTTGTGCCGGCTCTCTTCGCCGCAGTGCGTCCGTCTCGTCGCCGCTGGTATGTGGCGGACACACTGCCGCACAGAGCCTGAGTCAGGGATATCTCCGGGGCACTCACCACTCACCGTCCAAGTGATTCTTGAGTACATTCAGATTTGGGAGCTGACCCAAAATGCTGAGTTGGTGTCTGGGGTGCTGGCGTTGGTCCAATGACCAGCCCTACTCTGCGGCCTCGGATGATTCTTGAGTACATTCAGATTGTGGAAATATCAGAATGCAAAACTTATATCGCTCAATATGCAGCAAGGTAACGTTGCACGGGAGAGCTTACATGTAAGAAAGTGTATGTTTCATTGCACACCTGCATGTGTTAGCTCATTGGATTCTAAAATAAGGATCTTTAGACCTAGTTCTTAATTGCATAATTGTCATTTGGTGATTTACACGATTTAAGACTCAAGTTATCTACTGAACTTTAAACATGTGGCTTAGGAAGTAGAACTATCCGTCTTAGGGAAAAGAAAATATCAAATTGTTTTGTTTTAATCTATTGCTAAAGCATgcatgagagaaaaaaagagTGAAAATGTGTACCTTGTGAGAAAATCCAGGTTAATGGTGCTGGCACTTTTCCACTAACCCTTGGTACCTTAGGCAAGGGTGAATAATAGACCTCCTCATGTTTCATGTCATGCACTGCATAAGGTTTAGTTGTTTTCCTCCAAAGCCAGTTGGCGTAATCATCCAGGAACATGATGCAGTCCCATGAAAGATCGTAGGGAGACACACGGACATCTCTCGAGTACCCTCGCCCAAGGAACAACGCTTCCTCAGCCCACAAGTGACCCTCAAAGTCAGCCTTGAACACTTCAAACTCGCTCCTACCAGCCACAAGAATGCAATGTCTTCTTCCTTTGTCACAATCTTTTCTGAGAATCATAGCAGTGTGCCATAAGATTTCAGGAGGTAGTGCATGGAGAGAAAATTTTGTCAGGGTGGCAAGTAGTCTCCCTCAATGAGCCGCACAATTCGACACACCATTGGCTCATCAGTCATCACTGCCATGATCAATTGATCATCCACAATGTCAATGCTAATAAGATGCTCAGTGTCAATTTTGTTGTCAAGAGCGTTGATCTTCCCTTGGAAAAAGACCATGCGTGAGAGCTACCTGCACTCCTCATGCGCTCACTGACCATGTAGCAGTCCCTGCCTCCCTGGACGGCACAGTCCGATTGAACCAAGAGCCCCAACCGCAACTATGGCAGCAACGAGGCGCGTGGACAACACAACTATCCCGAGTACGGATACCTTGCCCGTGTCCTTGTTCTCCATCCATGTTCCTGGCATCTCATCATCTGGGACCATACAATCTTCAGCGACTTCCACAGGCTCTTCATAGGGGGTGTAAGAGATGCCACTTGCCACAAGCTTTGTGGTAGCGCACACCATGTGGCAACTGGAAGGTTTCACCAATCACCACAAGAAAAGCTGATGACATCGCTGCCAGGAAGCACAAGCCATGCCACTAGAATGGCGGAGGCAGGGGGCACAGTCGTGCGCAGAGCACCACGTGCAGCAAACGGCGGGAAGAGAGGCTCGGTCAGCGCACACGGGGTGGCGGAGGAACACCAGACCGAGGAGCTCTGGTGGGAAGTTCGACAATGGCGATGAGCCTTGGTTGGACCTGCGCCATGCTGTAAACAA
The sequence above is drawn from the Miscanthus floridulus cultivar M001 chromosome 15, ASM1932011v1, whole genome shotgun sequence genome and encodes:
- the LOC136507058 gene encoding uncharacterized protein, yielding MRTPRDLQSAMYLARAFERCVAVPAPPAPQQGNRPPQRQGLPPLPRVPGAAPVLGGVLPPPVVGPAAANAPAARPFRRLTPAKMAERRRQGLCFNCDEPYVRSHVCQRLFYVECDDFIDDIATDDAAAAAVHLEEPAAPELAGANAFVVSLHAVAGIRPANSMLVPVTINGERFLALLDTGSTHNFLQGAAMRRLGLSPSGGEDLRVTVANGDRLACAGIARAVPIRIADEDFIITCVGLDLGGFDFILDFDFLRTLGPILWDCTALTMAFWRDGRCVTWQGMGGSATPTDQQRSATAAVTADPALPLLDSLLQQHGAIFDEPRGLPPARPYDHCIHLLPGTAPVAVRPYRYPQLQKDELERQCAEMLAQGIIRPSTSPFSVPVLLVRKQDKS